From Leifsonia sp. fls2-241-R2A-40a, one genomic window encodes:
- the dinB gene encoding DNA polymerase IV: MRDEATVLHADLDAFYASVEQRDAPALRGRPVIVGGGVVLAASYEAKARGVRTAMGGRQARDLCPEAVVVPPRMDAYSAASKDVFAIFRDTTPLVEGLSIDEAFLEVGGLRRIAGTPEQIATRLRERVRAEVGLAISVGIARTKFLAKVASAVSKPDGLLLVEPEREQEFLLPLPVERLWGVGAVTAEKLHRLGIRTVGQLAELEAATAERLLGRATGAHLHALARLRDPRPVNSTKRRGSIGSQRALGSRPRTPEELDVILTQIVDRLARRLRDGDRTCRTVVLRLRFGDFAKATRSRTLGFPSDRTSVLLGVARGLLAAVQPELTERGITLIGISLSQLGRSDSYQPELPIDWDDGARLDTVLDAVRDRFGATSVARAAQLGRDPGWSTPLLPEHE, from the coding sequence ATGCGGGACGAGGCGACCGTGCTGCACGCCGACCTCGACGCGTTCTACGCCTCCGTCGAACAGCGGGACGCGCCCGCGCTGCGCGGCCGGCCGGTCATCGTCGGCGGCGGTGTCGTGCTGGCTGCGAGCTACGAGGCGAAGGCGCGCGGGGTGCGCACTGCGATGGGCGGGCGGCAGGCGCGCGACCTGTGCCCGGAGGCCGTTGTCGTCCCGCCGCGGATGGATGCGTACTCTGCGGCCAGCAAGGACGTGTTCGCGATCTTCCGCGACACGACCCCGCTCGTGGAGGGGCTGTCGATCGACGAGGCCTTCCTCGAGGTCGGCGGACTCCGGCGCATCGCGGGCACGCCCGAGCAGATCGCGACGCGATTGCGGGAACGGGTCCGCGCCGAGGTCGGGCTCGCCATCTCGGTCGGGATCGCGCGCACCAAGTTCCTCGCCAAGGTCGCCAGCGCGGTCAGCAAGCCCGACGGGCTGCTCCTGGTCGAGCCCGAGCGCGAGCAGGAGTTCCTCCTCCCGCTCCCGGTGGAACGGCTGTGGGGGGTCGGCGCCGTCACCGCGGAGAAGCTCCACCGTCTCGGCATCCGCACCGTCGGTCAGCTCGCCGAGCTCGAAGCCGCCACGGCCGAGAGGCTGCTCGGTAGGGCCACCGGCGCGCACCTCCACGCGCTGGCCCGGCTGCGCGACCCGCGCCCGGTCAACTCCACAAAGCGCCGCGGCTCCATCGGCTCGCAACGAGCGCTCGGCAGCCGCCCACGCACGCCCGAAGAGCTCGACGTCATCCTCACTCAGATCGTCGACCGCCTCGCCCGACGGCTTCGGGACGGGGATCGCACCTGCCGCACGGTCGTGCTGCGCCTGCGCTTCGGCGACTTCGCCAAGGCCACGCGCTCCCGCACGCTCGGCTTCCCATCAGACCGCACCTCAGTGCTGCTGGGTGTGGCCCGAGGTCTGTTGGCTGCCGTTCAGCCGGAGCTCACGGAGCGCGGCATCACCCTCATCGGCATCTCGCTGTCGCAGCTGGGACGGTCGGACAGCTACCAACCCGAGCTGCCGATCGACTGGGACGACGGAGCGCGGCTCGACACAGTGCTCGACGCCGTCCGCGACCGTTTCGGCGCGACCTCGGTCGCCCGTGCGGCGCAGCTCGGCCGCGATCCCGGCTGGTCCACACCGCTCCTGCCCGAACACGAGTGA
- a CDS encoding response regulator transcription factor, with protein MPTGLAAPTKPFTIALVDDYDVVLLGLSRMFDDYSDTLVVAEIDANAPLSESIDVVLYDAFAQPESSHAQIGELVRNPRARHVVVYTWNFHPELIDSAREQGVHGYLSKTLQAPELVAALQAVHSGEIVVSDSPARAHSAEGLDWPGKKEGITDRESEILALITQGKSNAEVAELTYLSPNTVKSHIRSIYRKIGTDSRTQAVLWGVEHGFTPDHRRIERWLDTP; from the coding sequence ATGCCGACGGGCCTCGCAGCACCGACCAAGCCGTTCACGATCGCACTCGTGGACGACTACGACGTCGTGCTCCTCGGTCTGTCACGCATGTTCGACGACTACAGCGACACCCTCGTCGTCGCGGAGATCGACGCGAACGCACCGCTGTCCGAGTCCATCGACGTCGTCCTGTACGACGCCTTCGCGCAGCCCGAGTCCAGCCACGCGCAGATCGGCGAACTCGTCAGGAACCCGCGCGCGCGTCACGTCGTCGTCTACACCTGGAACTTCCATCCCGAGCTCATCGACAGCGCCCGGGAGCAGGGTGTCCACGGCTACCTCTCGAAGACCCTCCAGGCCCCGGAGCTGGTGGCGGCGCTCCAGGCCGTTCACTCCGGTGAGATCGTGGTGAGCGACTCCCCCGCCCGCGCGCACAGCGCGGAGGGACTCGACTGGCCCGGTAAGAAGGAGGGGATCACCGACCGCGAGTCCGAGATCCTGGCGCTGATCACGCAGGGCAAGAGCAACGCGGAGGTCGCGGAGCTCACCTACCTCAGCCCCAACACGGTCAAGTCGCACATCCGGAGCATCTACCGGAAGATCGGGACCGACAGCCGCACCCAAGCGGTGCTGTGGGGAGTGGAGCACGGCTTCACCCCGGATCACCGGCGGATCGAGCGCTGGCTCGACACCCCCTGA
- a CDS encoding GNAT family protein → MLTGTVVGLRARHEDDIPILRTELYDDVEGSSRAEGGPWRPVMPGTDDARLKPDASKEDVVAFSVIELEGGTLVGAATVWGIDTHNRFAHLGLGLLPAARGKGYGTDIVAVLCEYGFTVRGLQRLQIETLADNHAMLGAAERNGFVREGTLRSSAWVMGEFLDEVVLGLLADEYRRRAQA, encoded by the coding sequence ATGCTGACTGGAACCGTGGTCGGGCTGCGCGCCCGGCACGAGGACGACATCCCGATCCTCCGCACCGAGTTGTACGACGACGTGGAAGGGTCGTCCCGCGCAGAGGGCGGACCGTGGCGCCCGGTCATGCCGGGGACGGACGACGCCCGGCTCAAGCCCGACGCCTCCAAGGAGGATGTCGTGGCCTTTTCGGTGATCGAGCTGGAGGGCGGGACGCTCGTAGGCGCCGCCACCGTGTGGGGGATCGATACGCACAACCGCTTCGCGCACCTCGGACTGGGATTGCTGCCGGCGGCCCGCGGGAAGGGCTACGGGACCGACATCGTCGCGGTGCTCTGCGAGTACGGGTTCACGGTGCGCGGGCTGCAGCGTCTGCAGATCGAGACGCTCGCAGACAACCACGCGATGCTGGGTGCCGCCGAGCGGAACGGCTTCGTGCGTGAAGGGACACTGCGTTCGTCTGCCTGGGTGATGGGGGAGTTCCTCGACGAGGTGGTCCTCGGCCTGCTCGCCGACGAGTACCGCCGGCGCGCTCAGGCGTGA
- a CDS encoding LysR family transcriptional regulator, which translates to MNLTQLVRFVAVAEEQHFPRAASKLGIPLASLYSSISKLEDELGSPLFVRDSTPTRLTPAGAAFLETAKDEIAAAPAPAEKPVVPAGGKAKASKGKGRAPAVKGQPKPFKKRQGR; encoded by the coding sequence GTGAACCTCACCCAGCTCGTCCGCTTCGTCGCCGTGGCTGAAGAGCAGCACTTCCCGCGCGCGGCGAGCAAGCTGGGCATTCCGCTCGCTTCCCTCTACTCGTCGATCTCGAAACTCGAAGACGAGCTCGGGTCTCCGCTCTTCGTCCGCGACTCCACTCCGACCCGGCTGACCCCTGCGGGGGCCGCCTTCCTGGAGACCGCGAAGGATGAGATCGCTGCCGCGCCTGCGCCGGCGGAGAAGCCCGTGGTTCCGGCCGGCGGCAAGGCCAAAGCGTCGAAGGGCAAGGGCCGCGCCCCGGCCGTGAAGGGGCAGCCGAAACCGTTCAAAAAGCGTCAGGGGCGCTAG
- a CDS encoding class I SAM-dependent methyltransferase produces the protein MTNAGPSRETRRQQRTWRRHAETYDAKVAKAERSMLAGSREWIGARASGRVLEVAVGTGRSLPHYRDDVTLTGVDLSPEMLAIARRRATSLGMAADFQQGDAEALPFADGSFDTVVCALALCSIPRPDAALAEMARVVVPGGSVVLVDHIRSDVAVIYAGQWLLERFTIPLQGEHLTRRHLGEVQAAGLVVVEDERLRSGAVERIRAERPGATRFEAT, from the coding sequence ATGACAAACGCGGGGCCGTCACGGGAGACGCGTCGCCAGCAGCGCACGTGGCGCCGGCACGCCGAGACCTACGACGCGAAGGTCGCGAAGGCGGAACGCTCGATGCTGGCGGGGAGCCGCGAGTGGATCGGCGCGCGCGCATCCGGCCGGGTGCTGGAGGTCGCGGTCGGCACCGGCAGGAGCCTCCCCCACTACCGGGATGACGTGACGCTGACCGGCGTCGACCTCAGCCCCGAGATGCTCGCCATCGCGCGACGGCGCGCCACCTCGCTCGGGATGGCGGCTGATTTCCAGCAAGGGGATGCGGAGGCCCTGCCGTTCGCCGACGGGTCGTTCGACACGGTGGTGTGCGCGCTCGCGCTGTGTTCGATCCCCCGGCCGGATGCGGCCCTGGCGGAGATGGCGCGGGTCGTCGTCCCCGGCGGCTCCGTGGTCCTCGTCGACCACATCCGCAGCGACGTCGCCGTGATCTACGCGGGCCAGTGGCTGCTCGAGCGGTTCACCATCCCGCTGCAGGGTGAGCACCTGACGCGGCGGCACCTGGGCGAGGTGCAGGCGGCAGGGCTGGTCGTCGTGGAGGACGAGCGGCTGCGGTCGGGGGCGGTGGAGCGGATTCGGGCGGAGCGGCCCGGCGCCACCCGCTTCGAGGCGACCTAG
- a CDS encoding lamin tail domain-containing protein: MRIHTSGAVAVLAATAVAGALAVAIPAAASAASAPSVAITEWMYGPVASSGEFFELTNVSAAPVSLAGWSFDDDSRTPGTVPLDTLGTLAVGQSAIVTESADATFRSEWGLGADAKILAGNTTNLGRADEINIFNGPDAVTNLVDRLTYNDQGTGTAKGPRTQGVSGVPATQAALGANDASQWQLSAVGDAEGSRASSAGDIGSPGTSRFAPADGGTGGDTGWKNVRINEVSSDNGSTPVGDAIELYNSGASDVSIAGWLQIDSGTAASATAFAAKLADGMATTVIPAHGYVYFSSTKGLGSGGDGVKVYLPDGANGTAGTLVDSTEYTAGEAGTDETNDFGAGAFARCPDGSGAFASVKDKSFGASNAGACATILTNPADGNGGGPALNCQPEAPSGTGTLPATALTPTAWPGSSTVTVSDTQCAWKTTTGPEGRDVSGLVFDPANANVLYSVKNKSWVFRMVKQGDTWVPDTTNGWGAGKEIFFPGGTDPATNQPDSEGLTIGPDGALYVTTERNNAANTTPLNSILRFDPTQSGTQLVATDQWDLTAEFPELHAGNKTEANLGFEGVTFVPDSYLTGNGFVDQSTGKTYKPGDYPQHGTGLYFAALENDGKLYAYALNSDHSFHRVAVVDTGMGHVMDVQFNADTQRIWALCDNTCGVTSTVLKVSTTGAIVPQVVYGKPSGLPVNNLEGFALAPNSTCVDGTKEVLWSDDGIYGAGPGSTTEGHALYSGRIPCDLNLGEQGVPKGPDAWDKKKVYLAGDQVSYNGSVFQALWYTSGEAPGSNKNGAWSEIAKTADGTALWTVTRPFTAGDVVSYQGRTFKALWYTRGQAPGGVGGPWSEIVAPAVPGGIPAWSAATVYYGGEKVTYQGHTYQAQWYTAGSAPVATAKNGAWKLIG, translated from the coding sequence ATGAGAATTCACACATCCGGAGCCGTCGCTGTGCTCGCTGCGACCGCCGTCGCCGGCGCTCTCGCGGTCGCTATCCCCGCCGCAGCCAGCGCCGCGAGCGCGCCCTCGGTCGCGATCACCGAGTGGATGTACGGCCCGGTCGCCTCGTCGGGCGAATTCTTCGAGCTCACGAACGTCAGCGCTGCGCCGGTCAGCCTCGCCGGCTGGTCGTTCGACGACGACAGCCGCACGCCCGGCACCGTGCCGCTGGACACCCTCGGGACCTTGGCGGTCGGCCAGTCGGCCATCGTCACCGAGTCGGCCGATGCCACCTTCCGCAGCGAGTGGGGCCTCGGCGCCGACGCCAAGATCCTCGCCGGGAACACCACGAACCTCGGCCGCGCGGACGAGATCAACATCTTCAACGGTCCGGATGCGGTGACGAACCTCGTCGACCGGCTCACTTACAACGACCAGGGCACCGGGACGGCGAAGGGACCGCGCACGCAGGGCGTCTCGGGCGTCCCGGCGACGCAGGCGGCGCTCGGTGCGAACGACGCCTCGCAGTGGCAGCTCTCCGCCGTCGGCGACGCCGAAGGGTCGCGGGCGTCCAGTGCTGGCGACATCGGTTCGCCCGGCACGAGCCGCTTCGCGCCCGCCGACGGCGGCACGGGCGGCGACACCGGCTGGAAGAACGTCCGTATCAACGAGGTGTCCTCCGACAACGGCAGCACGCCGGTCGGCGACGCGATCGAGCTGTACAACAGCGGAGCGAGCGACGTCAGCATCGCGGGCTGGCTGCAGATCGACAGCGGTACGGCCGCCTCGGCGACGGCGTTCGCTGCGAAGCTCGCCGACGGCATGGCGACCACGGTCATCCCGGCCCACGGCTACGTCTACTTCTCGTCGACCAAGGGTCTCGGCAGCGGCGGCGACGGCGTGAAAGTGTACCTCCCCGACGGCGCCAACGGCACCGCCGGAACCCTGGTGGACTCGACCGAGTACACCGCGGGCGAGGCCGGGACGGACGAGACCAACGACTTCGGCGCGGGCGCCTTCGCCCGGTGCCCCGATGGCAGCGGCGCCTTCGCCTCCGTCAAGGACAAGAGCTTCGGCGCATCCAACGCCGGCGCCTGCGCGACCATCCTCACCAACCCGGCCGACGGAAACGGCGGCGGCCCGGCACTGAACTGCCAGCCCGAGGCTCCCTCCGGCACCGGCACCCTCCCGGCCACCGCGCTCACCCCGACCGCCTGGCCCGGCAGCTCCACCGTGACGGTCTCTGACACGCAGTGCGCGTGGAAGACCACGACCGGACCCGAGGGACGCGACGTCAGCGGCCTGGTCTTCGACCCGGCGAACGCGAACGTCCTGTACAGCGTCAAGAACAAGAGCTGGGTCTTCCGCATGGTCAAGCAGGGCGACACCTGGGTGCCCGACACCACCAACGGCTGGGGCGCCGGCAAGGAGATCTTCTTCCCCGGCGGCACGGACCCCGCGACCAACCAGCCCGACAGCGAGGGCCTGACCATCGGCCCGGACGGCGCGCTCTACGTCACCACCGAGCGCAACAACGCGGCGAACACCACCCCGCTCAACTCCATCCTTCGCTTCGACCCGACGCAGTCCGGCACGCAGCTCGTCGCGACCGACCAGTGGGACCTGACCGCCGAGTTCCCCGAGCTCCACGCCGGAAACAAGACGGAGGCGAACCTCGGCTTCGAGGGCGTCACCTTCGTGCCCGACAGCTACCTGACCGGCAACGGGTTCGTCGACCAGTCCACCGGAAAGACCTACAAGCCGGGCGACTATCCGCAGCACGGCACCGGGCTCTACTTCGCCGCCCTGGAGAACGACGGCAAGCTCTACGCGTACGCGCTGAACTCCGACCACAGCTTCCACCGCGTTGCCGTGGTCGACACCGGCATGGGGCACGTCATGGATGTGCAGTTCAACGCCGACACGCAGCGCATCTGGGCGCTGTGCGACAACACCTGCGGGGTGACGTCGACCGTGCTGAAGGTCAGCACGACGGGAGCGATCGTGCCCCAGGTCGTCTACGGCAAGCCGTCCGGCCTGCCCGTGAACAACCTGGAGGGCTTCGCCCTGGCCCCGAACTCGACCTGCGTCGACGGAACCAAGGAGGTGCTCTGGTCGGATGACGGCATCTACGGCGCCGGCCCGGGCAGCACGACCGAAGGCCACGCGCTCTACAGCGGACGCATCCCGTGCGACCTGAACCTCGGCGAGCAGGGTGTGCCGAAGGGACCGGACGCCTGGGACAAGAAGAAGGTCTACCTCGCCGGCGACCAGGTCAGCTACAACGGCTCGGTCTTCCAAGCCCTCTGGTACACCTCGGGTGAGGCGCCCGGAAGCAACAAGAACGGCGCCTGGTCGGAGATCGCGAAGACCGCCGACGGCACCGCACTCTGGACGGTGACGCGCCCCTTCACCGCGGGCGATGTGGTCAGCTACCAGGGCCGCACCTTCAAAGCCCTCTGGTACACGCGCGGCCAGGCTCCCGGCGGAGTGGGCGGCCCGTGGAGTGAGATCGTCGCTCCCGCGGTGCCCGGCGGCATCCCCGCGTGGAGCGCAGCCACGGTCTACTACGGCGGCGAGAAGGTGACCTACCAGGGCCACACGTATCAGGCCCAGTGGTACACCGCCGGGAGTGCGCCGGTCGCCACGGCGAAGAATGGGGCGTGGAAGCTCATCGGGTGA
- a CDS encoding RNA-binding S4 domain-containing protein, giving the protein MTNSGPIDDIPIGGDMIRLGQFLKFAGLLDSGGNVKEAIIDGYVTVNGEVDRRRGRQLQLGDIVEFEGRRVRVSP; this is encoded by the coding sequence ATGACGAACTCGGGTCCGATCGACGACATCCCGATCGGCGGTGACATGATCCGGCTCGGGCAGTTCCTGAAGTTCGCCGGTCTCCTCGACTCCGGCGGAAACGTGAAAGAGGCCATCATCGACGGCTACGTCACGGTCAACGGCGAGGTCGATCGCCGCCGCGGACGGCAGCTGCAGCTCGGCGATATCGTCGAGTTCGAAGGACGCAGGGTTCGCGTCTCCCCGTGA